ACCTTAGCGCATGAATTGGGGCATGGTTTAGGCTTATTACATAGCGATGATCCTGAATCGCTAATGTATCCGATTTTAGAAAAGCAGAATTTTAAAGATTTTCATTTAAAAGCAGCGGATATTGCCCTACTCAACTCACGCAAATAGCCAATTTTAAAGTTGTATAGTTAAAAACCATATTTTTTATAGGTATTTATTGTAGACAACGCCCATTTCGAATGAATCATGCTATTGTGTTTGCACGCCATATGGAGGAGAAAGGACGTGAGTTATTATCATATTATCCTAGAAGTAAATGATCATATCAGCACGATTGAGCAAACTCGAGATATTGAGATTTTTGATATCGTAGAAATTCAGCCTTATCTTTTCTCTATTCTACAACCTTACTTTAATCAACAGCTGATTGAACTTGAAGATGAAAATATCAAATTCGAAGATGTGCTTCATTTGCAAGTGAAACAGACGTTATTGCCTATACAAGATTTAATTGTAGAAGAACAAAAACAATTGCCGAGCGATACAGATGTCACGATTACTGCATATGAAATCTTTAATAATCGTGAACTCAGCCAAGATGTGACTCATGTGATTTTTGATGTGCTTGATGCCGTTAAAATCGATCACTCGAATCTTTAAGATCATTCTGTAAAACCATCATTCACCAAAAGCTAAATTGTGCTTTCAAAATGGTTAGTATTCAAATCGTTATATAGTCATATTCACCCTGTAGATATGCCAGTATCAAAAAGGTCTGCAAATGCAGACCTTTTTGATAGATGATATTTTTTAAAATACACTAAATTTTATTTCATCAAGGTCTTAGCGGCTTCATTTCGAAAAGCGCGTAAAATTTGCTGGCCTGCACGTCCTGTCGGATTGAGTCCTAAACGGGTTTGTTCCTGACGAATCGCTTGACGGGTTTTGTCCCCAATCAATCCATCCGCCTCACCAATATCAAAACCACGTTGAATCAAGTAATTTTGAATTTCACGGCGTTCTGCACGTGAGGTGCCTGCATCTTCGGTTGGCCAAGCTTTGCTGAATACAGATTTGCCTTGCAAACGATCGGACAAATGCGCAATGGCTAAGGCATAACTTTCAGCTGCATTATAACTATATATAGCATCGAAATTTTTAAACACTAAGAAGGTCGGACCTGACGCACCTGCTGGCGCCAATAACCCTGCCGGGGTACTGTCTGAAAGTGAACCCTGCGCTAATGCTGAACCATCGACACGTACATAACCATTGTTGACCCAATAACTCAGTGGTTTTTTATTTTTCCGACTTTCACCTTGTATCGATACGCCATCCGGTACTTTAACTTCAAAGCCCCACGGTTGCCCAGTTTGCCAACCCCGTTTCTTTAAGAAATTTGCGGTCGATGCCAACGCATCTGAAGTACTCGACACCAAATCTCGTCGACCATCGCCATCGAAATCTACCGCCAATTCTTCATAGGTACTTGGCATAAATTGGGTATGTCCAAATGCCCCCGCCCAAGAGCCTTTGAGTTGACTTTCTTGCAAGTCACCCCGTTGCAAAATGCGCATAGTGGCAAAAAATTCAGATCTAAAATAGGTTTGACGTCGCCCTTCACAGCTCAATGTGCCTAAAGCTTGCAGTAAAGGATATTTCCCAGAAATATCACCAAAATTACTTTCAACTCCCCACACTGCAACCACTGTTTCAGCAGGTACACCATAGGCTTGAGCTACACGTTTCAATACATCTCGATGTTGACTGAGCTTTTGTTGCCCCACGGCAACACGTTCATCATCTACCAGCCCCGACAAGTAATCCCAAATCGGGGTTGAAAATTCAGGTTGGTAGTTCAGTTTTTCAATCACGGAATAATCTGGGCTTAAATTCTGCGTATAACGATCATAGCTTGCAGCACTCACACCTGAGCTCACAGCTTGAGAACGTAAATTGGCAAGACAACTTTTAAAACGGTCAACTTTAGATGCGGTTGAATATGCGTCATTGCCGTATGCATAGTTACTATTTTCAAAAATCACATTTTCAGCGCTAACACTCGGCGCAACGCTGGACACATTTTTTCCGTTAATCACCAACTCGGCATTGGCTTGTGATACAGCTAAAAAGATTGAAGTAAAGATGACTGAGGAGCGAATCATAATTTTCCAATTTTAGTTTTAAGTTCAAGTTATCCGCTTACCTTAGCATTCTATCGCCTGAATTAAACATCCAAATCGTAAATTTAAATTCATATTCCCTCCTTTAAATTCATTTCAGCCATTTAAATTCATTTGCCTACTTTTAAATTTAAATTCACTTTTTTAAATTTATTGTTTTTGAATTTAAATTTGAAGGAAATTAACCGGTGTGGATAAGTTTATTTTAAAAGTGGATAAGTGATACAAGCTATTGCATCAGCAGGGTTGGTGGGTTTTAAAGTGATGATTTTCACTGTTTGAATTTAAACCCGCTTGTTTAAATTCAAACCTCAATTTTCTAAATTTAATTTTTTGAATTTAAATTCAAAAGCCATCGATTTTTAAATTTATAATTTGAATTCAAAACCAAACTTTTTAAATTTAATCATTAAAGCTTTGAATTCAAATCCTGCAAACTTGAGCACTTTGATTGCTGCTTTTTTGAGTGGGTTATTTTTTCTTTTTTTTGCTAAAACAGAAGTCAAGATTCAACAAAATGAAATTAAATGTATCGTTTTTCGCTTTTTCTATATATCAGCGAATGATCATTTTAAAGACTTGATGTTTTTGAAAAATCCCGATAATCGCTGGCTTTTTCAAAGAGGCGCAATCATGCCTGAATCGCAGACAATAAAAAAGCGACCACTTTTGTGATCGCTTGATTTAACGCCAGTTTTTGCTTTAGATGGTCATATCTTGAGTCAATGCCAAAGGATTCGGCAAAATTGACGCCAATTGACGGCATAAAACAGTCAATTGCGTAGTGTCTGTCGGCATGAGGGTGATGTGACCAATCTTGCGACCAGCACGTTCAGTTTTGTTATAGAGGTGTAGATGCGCACCTTCTAAAGCCAAAACGTCTTCAGTTTTTGGATGTTGTCCAATGATATTCACCATTACCGTTGGACGAATCACCTCAGTTAAACCCAATGGCAAACCTGCAACTGCACGCACATGGTTCTCAAATTGAGAACACACCGCACCTTCAATCGACCAATGCCCTGAATTATGCACACGCGGTGCCATTTCATTGGCATACAAACCTTTGTCGGTTACAAACAGCTCAAGGGTTAATACACCGACATAGTTCAAATGATTGAGCAGGCGAGTGATGTAATCTTGCGCCACAGGCTGTAAATCTGCGCTGTTAGGTGCAGGGACAATTGAGTGCGATAAAATCCCATTGTGATGATGATTCTCTGCCAGTGGCCATGTTTTCACATCACCATTTTGACCACGTACCGCAATGATCGACACTTCACGTGAGAAAGTCACAAAGCTTTCTGCAATCAGTGAACCCGCAGGACCCAGCTCTTGCCAAGCTTGATCGATTTGATCTGCTGAACGCAGCACAAACTGACCCTTGCCATCATAACCGCCTGTTGCCGTTTTGAGCACGATGGGTAAACCTAAATCATTCACCGCAAGCGTTAA
The sequence above is drawn from the Acinetobacter lanii genome and encodes:
- a CDS encoding lytic murein transglycosylase — encoded protein: MIRSSVIFTSIFLAVSQANAELVINGKNVSSVAPSVSAENVIFENSNYAYGNDAYSTASKVDRFKSCLANLRSQAVSSGVSAASYDRYTQNLSPDYSVIEKLNYQPEFSTPIWDYLSGLVDDERVAVGQQKLSQHRDVLKRVAQAYGVPAETVVAVWGVESNFGDISGKYPLLQALGTLSCEGRRQTYFRSEFFATMRILQRGDLQESQLKGSWAGAFGHTQFMPSTYEELAVDFDGDGRRDLVSSTSDALASTANFLKKRGWQTGQPWGFEVKVPDGVSIQGESRKNKKPLSYWVNNGYVRVDGSALAQGSLSDSTPAGLLAPAGASGPTFLVFKNFDAIYSYNAAESYALAIAHLSDRLQGKSVFSKAWPTEDAGTSRAERREIQNYLIQRGFDIGEADGLIGDKTRQAIRQEQTRLGLNPTGRAGQQILRAFRNEAAKTLMK
- a CDS encoding 5-(carboxyamino)imidazole ribonucleotide synthase encodes the protein MDKTIGIFGGGQLGRMMAQAALPLNIQCTFFEAHTDCPSAALGQVYSTQAEHGLAEFIQSADVFSLEFENTPLKDVDVLIQKKDLHPPRQALAIAQNRLSEKALFDELAIPVAPYQAVDSLESLTLAVNDLGLPIVLKTATGGYDGKGQFVLRSADQIDQAWQELGPAGSLIAESFVTFSREVSIIAVRGQNGDVKTWPLAENHHHNGILSHSIVPAPNSADLQPVAQDYITRLLNHLNYVGVLTLELFVTDKGLYANEMAPRVHNSGHWSIEGAVCSQFENHVRAVAGLPLGLTEVIRPTVMVNIIGQHPKTEDVLALEGAHLHLYNKTERAGRKIGHITLMPTDTTQLTVLCRQLASILPNPLALTQDMTI